A single window of Candidatus Rhabdochlamydia oedothoracis DNA harbors:
- a CDS encoding metal ABC transporter solute-binding protein, Zn/Mn family encodes MQSSDKIKVLSTVAMIDDIVRQIGQEKVLHMSLISGQIDPHSYEMVKGDDEKLRMATIVFYNGLGLEHGASLSNHLLNHKNAIALGDVVARLVPKEIIYIDRTVDPHIWMDISLWSLIIDPIVQEFSRLDPESAEFYKNNGKNLLEAMQRMDKKIYHAMHEIPSSQRYLVTSHDAFNYFTRAYLANPDEEYWQSRVNAPEGLAPDGQLSSSDIQYIVNFLLEKHIRTVFPESSVNRDALNKIIHDCQKKGLKVHMASSSLYSDSMGGKDSGASNYLDMMWYNTSTILSEWEKN; translated from the coding sequence ATGCAATCTAGTGATAAAATTAAAGTGTTATCTACTGTAGCTATGATAGATGATATTGTAAGACAAATTGGACAAGAAAAAGTTTTACACATGTCTCTTATTTCAGGTCAAATAGATCCTCATAGTTACGAAATGGTCAAAGGAGATGATGAAAAACTCCGGATGGCAACTATTGTGTTTTATAATGGTTTGGGTTTGGAACATGGAGCTAGTTTAAGTAATCATTTATTGAATCATAAAAATGCCATTGCTTTAGGAGATGTAGTAGCTCGCCTAGTTCCAAAAGAAATTATTTATATAGACAGGACAGTTGATCCCCATATCTGGATGGATATTTCATTATGGAGTCTAATCATAGATCCCATCGTACAAGAATTCTCTAGATTAGACCCTGAATCGGCAGAATTTTATAAGAATAACGGAAAAAATCTTTTAGAAGCGATGCAAAGAATGGACAAAAAGATTTACCATGCAATGCATGAAATCCCTTCATCTCAACGCTATCTTGTTACAAGTCATGATGCATTTAATTATTTTACGCGAGCTTATTTAGCAAATCCTGATGAAGAGTATTGGCAAAGCCGAGTAAATGCACCGGAGGGTTTAGCTCCAGATGGACAATTAAGCTCAAGCGATATCCAATACATTGTAAATTTTTTATTAGAAAAGCATATCCGGACGGTTTTCCCTGAGTCCAGTGTTAATCGAGATGCATTGAACAAGATCATTCACGATTGCCAGAAAAAAGGACTCAAGGTCCATATGGCCAGTTCTTCTCTTTATAGCGATTCAATGGGAGGAAAAGATAGCGGGGCCAGTAATTACTTGGATATGATGTGGTATAATACAAGTACAATTCTTTCAGAATGGGAAAAAAACTAA
- the lepA gene encoding translation elongation factor 4 — MFTYNRKQIRNFSIIAHIDHGKSTIADRLLEITGTISAREMQDQVLDDMDLERERGITIKAHPVTMYYRADDDKIYQMNFIDTPGHVDFSYEVSRSLSACEGALLVVDAAQGVQAQSLANVHLAIERNLEILPVINKIDLPSADVEGVKQQIEDVIGLDTSHAILCSAKTGIGIKDILEQILIFIPPPSEPLNDTLRALVFDSHYDPYRGVTVYIRVMSGEIHNKTLIKMMVTDKVFEVLEVGVFSPKEKPVDVLRPGEVGYLLANIKNTADVKIGDTITSSRKPAIDPLPGFKMIFPVVFAGIYPVDSSDFEMLRDALFKLQLNDSALHVEQESSMALGFGFRCGFLGLLHLEIIFERLQREFLLDIITTAPSVVYKFTLTDGKNLLIDNVAHYPDPTFIEYIEEPWVICHIMTHSEYLGAIMSLGMDKRGELTKTETIDAKRLLLTYRFPLNEIIIDFNDKLKSVTRGYGSFDYEFEKYEISDMVKLEIRVNEEPVDAFSCLVHRTKAEAKGRAICKKLVDVIPMQQFKVPIQAAIGGKIVARETIRALTKNVTAKCYGGDITRKRKLWEKQKEGKKKMKEIGKVNIPQSAFMEVLKASN, encoded by the coding sequence ATGTTTACATACAATCGCAAACAGATTCGCAATTTTTCTATTATTGCGCATATCGATCATGGAAAATCCACGATTGCAGATAGATTATTAGAAATTACCGGTACCATTTCCGCTCGTGAAATGCAAGATCAAGTTTTAGATGATATGGACCTAGAAAGAGAGCGCGGGATTACGATTAAAGCACATCCTGTTACGATGTATTACCGAGCAGATGACGATAAAATTTATCAAATGAATTTCATAGACACTCCAGGGCACGTAGACTTTTCCTACGAAGTATCTCGTTCTCTTTCTGCTTGTGAAGGAGCTTTACTTGTCGTTGATGCAGCACAAGGTGTACAAGCTCAGAGCTTAGCAAATGTGCATTTAGCCATTGAACGCAACTTAGAAATTCTTCCTGTAATCAATAAGATAGACCTTCCCTCTGCTGATGTAGAAGGAGTAAAACAGCAAATTGAAGATGTCATTGGTTTGGATACATCTCATGCCATTTTATGTTCTGCTAAAACCGGAATAGGAATTAAAGATATTTTAGAACAAATCCTTATTTTTATCCCCCCCCCCTCCGAACCTTTAAACGATACCCTTCGTGCACTGGTTTTTGATTCTCACTACGACCCATATCGCGGGGTTACCGTCTATATACGCGTCATGAGTGGAGAGATTCATAATAAAACCCTAATTAAAATGATGGTTACAGACAAGGTCTTTGAAGTTCTAGAAGTAGGTGTTTTTTCACCGAAAGAAAAACCAGTTGATGTATTAAGGCCTGGAGAAGTGGGATATCTTCTAGCAAATATTAAAAATACAGCCGATGTGAAAATCGGTGATACTATCACTTCTTCTCGCAAACCAGCTATTGATCCTTTACCTGGATTTAAGATGATTTTCCCTGTTGTTTTTGCAGGTATTTATCCAGTTGATTCTTCCGATTTTGAAATGCTAAGAGACGCTCTTTTCAAACTCCAGCTCAATGACTCTGCTCTGCATGTAGAACAAGAAAGCAGTATGGCTTTAGGATTCGGTTTCCGCTGCGGATTCTTAGGTCTTCTACATTTGGAAATCATTTTTGAAAGACTTCAAAGAGAGTTTCTCTTAGACATCATCACAACAGCTCCCAGTGTTGTCTATAAATTTACCCTAACCGATGGTAAAAATCTGCTGATTGATAATGTGGCACATTATCCCGATCCTACTTTTATTGAATACATTGAAGAGCCTTGGGTAATTTGTCATATCATGACTCATTCTGAATACTTAGGTGCTATTATGAGTTTAGGAATGGATAAACGCGGAGAGCTCACTAAAACAGAAACAATCGATGCAAAGAGGCTACTATTAACTTATAGATTCCCCTTAAATGAAATTATCATCGATTTTAATGATAAACTGAAATCGGTTACTCGAGGCTATGGTTCTTTCGACTACGAGTTTGAAAAATATGAGATCAGCGATATGGTAAAATTAGAGATTCGCGTTAACGAAGAGCCTGTGGATGCTTTTTCCTGTCTTGTTCACCGCACAAAAGCTGAAGCTAAAGGAAGAGCTATCTGTAAAAAACTAGTCGATGTAATCCCCATGCAACAATTTAAAGTGCCAATCCAAGCTGCTATTGGAGGGAAAATTGTAGCCCGTGAAACCATCCGCGCATTGACTAAAAACGTCACTGCTAAATGCTACGGTGGAGACATCACGCGTAAACGCAAATTATGGGAAAAGCAGAAGGAAGGTAAAAAGAAAATGAAAGAAATTGGCAAGGTGAATATCCCTCAGTCTGCTTTTATGGAAGTACTTAAAGCTAGTAATTAG
- a CDS encoding helix-turn-helix domain-containing protein, with protein sequence MKYSRSGMTDWLIQHGFAYKRPKKIPGKLDPEKQRIFIEQYRALKETLNPDEEIYFIDAVHVDGSKKAFKRLCRHPGNNCDCILLQLFA encoded by the coding sequence ATAAAATATTCCCGAAGTGGCATGACAGATTGGCTCATACAGCACGGATTTGCTTATAAACGTCCTAAAAAGATTCCTGGGAAATTAGATCCTGAAAAACAACGAATTTTCATAGAACAATATAGGGCTTTAAAGGAGACCTTAAACCCTGATGAAGAGATCTATTTCATAGATGCTGTGCATGTGGATGGATCAAAAAAGGCGTTCAAAAGACTTTGTAGACATCCGGGAAACAATTGCGATTGCATTTTGCTGCAGCTCTTTGCCTGA
- the dxr gene encoding 1-deoxy-D-xylulose-5-phosphate reductoisomerase, with protein sequence MKQKNVVILGSTGSIGTQTLDVIDHLKPEGFKPIALAAHSQIDLLEQQAHKWQPQIIAVYDQKKAFELQKRLPQQKIVTGIEGLKEVASLQEADIVVSAMSGSVGIEPTLSALKVAKNVALANKEVLVAAGELIMRTAKEHGASVLPIDSEHSALFQCLEGKDHKSVRRLLLTASGGPFLGYSRDKLCQVTLKEALMHPTWQMGVKNTIDSSTLMNKGLELIEAHFLFGITSENIEIVIHPQSVIHSMVEFIDGSMLAQMSAPTMLVPIQYALSHPKRYPGLIERFDYTNFSKLEFLAPNPSFKCINLCYYALKQGGTTPCYLNAVNEILVERFVKGEILWIDISDRLEKLLMKYRPERELTLEKILETDRLGRLHANSV encoded by the coding sequence ATGAAGCAAAAAAATGTAGTTATTTTAGGCAGTACCGGCTCCATTGGAACCCAAACTTTAGATGTCATTGATCATCTTAAACCTGAGGGTTTCAAGCCAATTGCATTAGCTGCTCATTCTCAAATTGATCTTTTGGAACAACAAGCACATAAATGGCAGCCACAGATCATTGCAGTTTATGATCAGAAAAAAGCATTTGAACTACAAAAACGCCTGCCCCAACAAAAAATTGTTACAGGTATAGAAGGATTAAAAGAGGTAGCCTCCCTTCAAGAAGCTGATATCGTTGTATCCGCTATGTCTGGAAGTGTAGGGATAGAGCCTACTTTAAGCGCTCTAAAGGTGGCAAAAAACGTAGCTTTAGCTAATAAAGAAGTTCTAGTAGCTGCAGGGGAACTCATCATGCGTACTGCGAAAGAACATGGAGCTTCTGTCCTTCCCATCGATAGTGAACATAGCGCTTTATTTCAGTGCTTAGAAGGAAAAGATCATAAGTCTGTGAGAAGATTGCTTTTAACCGCATCTGGTGGACCTTTTTTAGGCTATTCTCGCGATAAGCTCTGTCAAGTCACGCTAAAAGAAGCCCTTATGCATCCTACTTGGCAGATGGGGGTAAAAAATACTATTGATTCCTCAACTTTAATGAATAAAGGTTTAGAATTGATCGAAGCGCATTTTTTATTTGGTATTACATCTGAAAACATAGAGATTGTTATTCATCCGCAGAGTGTCATTCATAGTATGGTTGAGTTCATTGATGGTTCGATGTTGGCTCAAATGTCAGCTCCTACTATGTTAGTTCCTATTCAATACGCACTGAGCCATCCTAAACGTTATCCAGGCCTAATTGAGCGGTTTGATTATACAAATTTTTCCAAACTGGAGTTTTTGGCGCCGAATCCTAGTTTTAAATGTATAAATCTTTGTTATTACGCATTAAAGCAAGGAGGAACAACCCCTTGTTATTTAAATGCTGTGAATGAAATATTAGTGGAAAGATTTGTAAAAGGCGAAATTCTTTGGATAGATATTTCAGATAGATTAGAAAAACTATTAATGAAGTATCGACCAGAGAGAGAGCTAACTTTGGAAAAAATTCTAGAAACAGATAGACTTGGTCGTCTACATGCAAACTCTGTTTAA
- a CDS encoding iron chelate uptake ABC transporter family permease subunit encodes MILSSVWQFFSDPVLQAPTIASMLMCLSSAIVGVIVLMRKRSLLGEALSHAAYPGVILSLLFLSTFFPGQYDLVSLSVLVGGFISACIGLWFLEKMQKLTRVKDDGALCFILSSFFGIGVLFASRMQTTNVIYYKMAQMFLYGQVATMTQSHIWIYAGLTLVVIAIILLCYRPIILVLFDRDFSRVLNTSVRLIETILFFLLVLAIVIGIRSVGVVLMSGMLIAPSVAARQWSNRLSKIFILSAIFGAVSGFLGNYLSFEVPKWFGNERFSFPTGPMILLVAIFLAFFSLLFSPTRGFAFRLWRIARFRWNCKEENLLKLLWKLQLQEGLSKKEIQAKSSLSYVHTTLLLGYLKQQGWLKKIDFKYNLTSDGVQRAARVIRLHRLWEAYLVYLGQGIEKVHRSAEGMEHIISPEIEAQLTELLNDPKQDPHSQPIPARETTL; translated from the coding sequence GTGATTTTATCTTCTGTGTGGCAGTTTTTTTCCGATCCTGTTTTACAAGCACCAACAATAGCTAGCATGCTGATGTGTTTGTCAAGTGCTATTGTAGGAGTCATTGTTCTTATGCGCAAGCGCTCTTTGTTAGGAGAGGCTCTATCCCATGCGGCTTATCCAGGGGTTATTTTATCTTTGCTCTTTTTATCCACTTTTTTCCCTGGACAATACGATTTGGTTTCCTTAAGCGTTTTAGTCGGAGGGTTTATTTCTGCTTGTATAGGTTTATGGTTTCTCGAAAAGATGCAGAAATTAACTAGAGTAAAAGATGATGGAGCCCTGTGCTTTATTCTTTCTTCTTTTTTTGGAATAGGAGTTTTATTTGCAAGTCGTATGCAAACGACAAATGTCATTTATTATAAAATGGCACAAATGTTTCTATATGGACAAGTAGCTACTATGACTCAGTCCCATATTTGGATTTATGCAGGGTTAACTTTGGTTGTTATAGCTATTATCTTGCTTTGCTACCGACCTATTATTCTTGTTTTGTTTGACCGGGATTTTTCAAGGGTTTTAAATACTTCTGTACGATTGATTGAAACGATATTATTTTTCCTTCTTGTCTTAGCGATTGTCATTGGGATTCGAAGTGTAGGTGTTGTTTTGATGTCCGGTATGTTGATTGCACCCTCTGTTGCTGCACGTCAATGGAGCAATCGATTAAGTAAGATATTTATTTTATCTGCTATTTTTGGAGCTGTTAGTGGATTTTTAGGTAATTACTTATCTTTTGAAGTACCTAAATGGTTTGGTAATGAGAGGTTTTCTTTTCCAACAGGACCTATGATTCTATTAGTAGCTATATTTTTAGCTTTTTTCTCCTTACTTTTTAGCCCTACAAGAGGTTTTGCATTTCGCTTATGGCGAATTGCTAGATTTCGATGGAATTGCAAGGAAGAAAACCTGCTTAAATTGCTGTGGAAGTTGCAGCTTCAAGAAGGGTTGTCCAAAAAAGAGATACAAGCAAAATCTAGTTTGTCCTATGTTCATACCACTCTTCTTCTTGGATACCTTAAGCAACAAGGATGGCTAAAAAAAATAGATTTTAAGTATAATTTAACTAGCGATGGGGTCCAAAGAGCAGCAAGGGTTATACGTTTGCATAGACTGTGGGAGGCATATTTAGTTTATTTAGGACAGGGTATAGAGAAAGTACATCGAAGTGCGGAAGGGATGGAGCATATCATCAGCCCAGAGATAGAAGCTCAGCTTACAGAGCTTTTAAATGATCCTAAACAAGATCCTCATTCGCAGCCCATTCCAGCAAGGGAAACAACATTATGA
- a CDS encoding metal ABC transporter ATP-binding protein yields MQNAIEVENITVTYGKIAVLWDINLTIPKGKLVGIIGPNGAGKSTLLKAMLEMVDVLSGTITFLDQPFKKSRKKIAYVPQRSSVDWDFPITAFELVLMGRYNKIGYLKWPKAADREATKKALGLVGMLSFANRQISQLSGGQQQRLFIARALMQEAEFYLMDEPFAGVDIATEKAIVVLMNKLREQGKTLLVVHHDLSTVKTYFDWVILLNTCLIANGPVQEVFCSDMIMRTFGRSHVLLDEAAHLTQNKTTGIS; encoded by the coding sequence ATGCAAAATGCTATTGAGGTAGAAAATATTACTGTGACTTATGGAAAAATAGCGGTTCTTTGGGACATTAATTTAACTATTCCAAAAGGCAAACTCGTGGGAATTATTGGGCCTAATGGAGCAGGAAAAAGCACTCTTTTAAAGGCTATGTTAGAAATGGTTGATGTGTTATCGGGTACCATTACTTTTTTGGATCAGCCTTTTAAAAAATCTCGTAAGAAAATTGCCTATGTACCCCAACGCTCTTCTGTAGATTGGGATTTTCCTATTACAGCTTTTGAGCTTGTTTTGATGGGTAGATATAACAAGATAGGATATTTGAAATGGCCTAAAGCAGCGGATAGAGAAGCTACAAAAAAGGCATTGGGCCTAGTAGGGATGCTCTCTTTTGCAAATAGACAGATTAGCCAATTGTCAGGAGGACAACAACAAAGGCTATTTATTGCTCGAGCTCTTATGCAAGAAGCAGAATTTTATTTAATGGATGAGCCTTTTGCAGGAGTTGATATAGCAACAGAGAAAGCTATTGTGGTTTTGATGAATAAGCTCAGGGAACAAGGAAAAACTCTACTTGTTGTGCATCATGATTTATCAACGGTAAAAACCTATTTTGATTGGGTCATTTTATTAAATACATGTTTGATTGCAAATGGTCCTGTGCAGGAGGTTTTTTGTTCTGATATGATTATGCGTACTTTTGGAAGATCACATGTTTTATTAGATGAGGCGGCTCATTTAACACAAAATAAGACCACAGGGATATCGTGA
- a CDS encoding NTP/NDP exchange transporter, with the protein MSETKKTEFGKWRSFLWPVHNFELKKLLPMFFLFFFINFNYTILRDTKDALIVTAPGSGAETLPFLKVWAVLPMAVLFMIVYSKLSNIFSKQKLFYSTISLFIGYFALFALVFYPNREFFHPNDLADKLQTILPQGFSGMISMLRNWTFSLFYVMAELWGSVAISLLFWGFANDITKVSESKRFYTLFGLGANVAMLFSGPAIIYFSKMQKGLAAGIDAWGITINYMVGMVCLSGLIIMAIYRWIDKNVLTDSRFYDPNELRRVKKEKPKMSLKESFLFLTRSKYIGCIAVLVIAYGIAINLVEVTWKGQLKLQYPNGNDYQAFMGQFSTITGAITIFMMLFVGGNVTRRFGWKVGALITPIVLLVTGVGFFSFVIFRDSLAGMIALLGTTPLMLAVIFGTAQNIMSKSAKYSLFDPTKEMAYIPLDQESKVKGKAAIDVVGARLGKSGGSLIQQGLIVTFGSLGAVTPYIGGILLVIILGWIFAANSLGKQFTKLSAEKDEQAKLAAESISTEAAVKSNVEQEVTTS; encoded by the coding sequence ATGTCAGAAACAAAAAAAACAGAATTTGGAAAATGGAGATCCTTTCTTTGGCCCGTGCATAATTTCGAGCTGAAAAAGTTACTCCCCATGTTCTTTCTCTTCTTCTTCATTAACTTCAACTACACAATTTTGCGAGATACTAAAGATGCTCTAATTGTTACAGCCCCAGGTTCTGGTGCTGAAACCCTTCCTTTTTTAAAGGTATGGGCAGTTTTGCCTATGGCTGTGCTTTTCATGATCGTTTATTCTAAATTGAGTAATATCTTTAGCAAACAAAAGCTTTTTTACTCCACGATCTCTCTCTTCATTGGGTACTTTGCTTTATTTGCTCTCGTATTTTATCCAAACCGTGAATTTTTCCATCCTAATGATCTAGCCGACAAGCTACAAACAATCCTTCCTCAAGGGTTTAGCGGAATGATTTCCATGCTTAGAAATTGGACCTTCTCCCTTTTCTATGTGATGGCAGAATTATGGGGAAGCGTAGCTATATCCTTACTTTTCTGGGGTTTTGCTAATGACATTACCAAAGTGTCTGAGTCTAAACGTTTTTATACTTTATTTGGGTTAGGAGCAAACGTAGCCATGCTCTTTTCTGGTCCTGCTATTATTTACTTCTCAAAAATGCAAAAAGGGCTTGCTGCGGGAATTGATGCATGGGGAATTACCATAAATTACATGGTTGGTATGGTATGCCTTTCAGGTCTTATCATTATGGCAATTTATAGATGGATCGACAAGAATGTCTTAACAGATAGCAGATTTTACGATCCTAACGAACTTCGCCGTGTAAAGAAAGAAAAACCCAAAATGTCTCTTAAAGAGAGCTTTTTATTCCTAACTCGTTCTAAATACATTGGCTGCATTGCCGTTTTAGTAATTGCCTATGGAATTGCGATCAATTTGGTAGAGGTAACCTGGAAAGGACAATTAAAGCTCCAATATCCTAATGGCAATGACTATCAAGCCTTTATGGGACAATTCTCTACAATTACAGGAGCTATAACCATCTTTATGATGTTATTTGTCGGAGGTAATGTAACTCGTCGTTTTGGTTGGAAAGTCGGTGCTTTGATTACTCCGATTGTTCTATTGGTTACAGGAGTGGGTTTCTTCTCATTCGTGATTTTTCGCGATTCTTTAGCAGGCATGATTGCTCTTCTGGGAACAACACCTCTAATGCTAGCTGTGATATTTGGTACTGCTCAAAACATCATGAGTAAATCCGCTAAGTACTCCTTATTCGATCCTACAAAAGAAATGGCTTATATCCCCCTTGATCAAGAATCAAAGGTTAAAGGAAAAGCTGCTATTGACGTTGTAGGAGCTAGATTAGGTAAATCTGGTGGATCGCTTATACAACAAGGGTTAATAGTAACCTTTGGTTCTTTAGGAGCTGTTACTCCTTATATTGGTGGTATCTTGTTAGTGATTATCCTTGGTTGGATATTTGCAGCAAACTCTCTTGGTAAGCAATTTACCAAACTAAGTGCTGAGAAAGATGAGCAAGCCAAACTTGCAGCTGAATCCATTTCAACAGAAGCAGCCGTTAAATCAAATGTAGAGCAAGAGGTAACTACTAGCTAA
- a CDS encoding metal ABC transporter permease: MNPYFAKDFFSFFAIFIQRLFLFFSGQLSMAEIVSDELQIFVLSLISCTSAIVGSLLVLKKSTMLANSLSHTVLLGISVAYLMVAFFSQQQTQVVIGVYVLLLAAFITAILTTVLTQFLIHSLRLQEDASIGLIFTLFFALGVTIVTMYTKSTHLGIEAVMGNVDALHLDDLKLISWVVLLDIFVVGIFFKEFKMVIFDPCFATVLGVRPSLFHYLLMGLTAATVIGAFRAVGVLLVLSLLVGPVLIARIFTKRLKPMIFYSCMIGSFSSLLSVAMARHLLSVHDMSLSTAGLVVFVITVIYSASLLFIKIKRSVTLSRLAKQKKYLELR, encoded by the coding sequence ATGAATCCCTATTTTGCTAAAGATTTTTTTTCTTTTTTTGCAATATTTATACAACGCTTATTTCTCTTTTTTAGCGGACAGCTCTCTATGGCAGAAATAGTATCCGATGAATTACAGATCTTTGTATTAAGCTTAATCTCTTGTACAAGCGCAATTGTGGGAAGTTTGCTCGTCTTAAAGAAAAGCACTATGTTAGCAAATAGTTTATCTCATACGGTTTTATTAGGGATTAGTGTGGCTTATTTAATGGTGGCCTTTTTCTCTCAACAACAAACCCAGGTTGTCATTGGGGTTTATGTTTTATTATTAGCAGCTTTTATCACAGCTATACTTACAACTGTACTTACACAATTTCTCATTCATTCTTTAAGATTGCAAGAAGATGCAAGTATTGGGCTTATATTTACTCTTTTTTTTGCCTTAGGTGTGACAATTGTAACTATGTATACAAAGAGCACACATTTAGGAATAGAAGCTGTCATGGGTAATGTAGATGCTCTGCATCTAGATGATTTAAAACTTATTTCTTGGGTTGTTTTATTAGATATATTTGTAGTAGGGATCTTTTTCAAAGAATTTAAAATGGTTATTTTTGATCCTTGCTTTGCAACGGTTTTAGGAGTAAGGCCTTCTCTATTTCATTATCTGTTAATGGGTTTAACTGCGGCTACTGTGATTGGAGCGTTTCGTGCTGTGGGGGTTTTATTGGTGTTAAGCTTGCTTGTCGGCCCTGTTCTCATTGCACGGATTTTTACAAAACGCTTAAAGCCCATGATCTTCTACTCTTGTATGATTGGATCTTTTTCTTCTCTATTAAGTGTAGCTATGGCCAGACATTTACTCTCTGTGCATGATATGTCCTTATCTACAGCTGGCCTTGTTGTATTTGTGATCACGGTTATTTATTCTGCTTCTTTATTGTTTATTAAAATAAAAAGATCCGTCACTCTCTCTAGATTAGCTAAACAAAAAAAATACTTAGAATTAAGATGA
- a CDS encoding site-2 protease family protein — MIFSVIYFILAAFGLGLIVFIHEFGHYWMARKEGMKVEVFSIGFGSPICDWQYQGVKWQLCWLPFGGYVRIAGMEKEGTLEPYQIPNSFYAKKPWARIKVAFMGPLINAVFALFIFCILWLSGGRQDSFSDHTQIVGWVDSDLEACFSEIYPGDRITQINNKPLSQFRQLYAYVALEEQAPKIQGTQINYLDQKQHPFTLICNDTNQLKGIERSRLIMQAVQPANFLIYSQSIGAVNSSIPAGSPMENSGIQNKDRIVWVDGEIVFSRQQLVSTINQKKALLTIKRGSEVFLTRVPRLRVSDLRINTSQKDEISDWQNEAKIQGKLNDLYFIPYQITSDCKVDHLISFFNNDSQEQMHELKKGSFLEVPLEANDQIIAVDGVRIHSGYELLNQLQTHLVQIVVSRDSQALETLSWKTADKAFIDQVDWRGLGKIVHSIGTDELIKTVENLHLLKPVQPKPFNQLPLPESIKMFHTHQLQEQRKMIDAIEDPKIKDQALKTWQDQQKELRLGVSLADCKVNYNPSPLALFSSAFQEMGKTITALMTGILTPKALTGPIGIVEIMHTSWAEGSKEALFWLGMISLNLGVLNLLPIPILDGGHICFSVWEWMTKKPIKAKTMQKLVIPFVVFLVTLFIYLTYQDLSRIIKRFL; from the coding sequence ATGATATTTAGCGTGATCTATTTTATTTTAGCAGCTTTTGGACTTGGTCTTATCGTATTTATTCATGAGTTTGGTCATTATTGGATGGCTCGAAAAGAAGGAATGAAAGTAGAAGTTTTTTCTATTGGATTTGGTAGTCCCATTTGCGATTGGCAATACCAGGGTGTGAAATGGCAGTTGTGCTGGCTCCCCTTTGGAGGATATGTACGAATTGCAGGAATGGAAAAAGAAGGAACTTTAGAGCCTTATCAAATCCCTAATAGTTTTTACGCAAAAAAACCTTGGGCACGAATTAAAGTCGCTTTTATGGGGCCTTTGATAAACGCTGTTTTTGCTTTATTCATATTTTGTATCTTATGGCTCTCTGGAGGAAGGCAAGATTCCTTTTCAGATCATACGCAAATTGTAGGTTGGGTTGATTCTGATTTAGAAGCTTGCTTTTCAGAGATCTATCCCGGGGATCGTATTACGCAAATTAACAATAAGCCTTTATCACAATTTAGACAGCTCTATGCGTATGTCGCTCTAGAAGAACAAGCCCCTAAGATTCAAGGGACCCAAATCAATTATCTAGATCAAAAACAACACCCTTTTACTCTAATTTGCAACGATACAAATCAACTAAAAGGAATAGAGAGAAGCAGATTGATTATGCAAGCTGTGCAACCTGCTAACTTTTTGATCTATTCTCAAAGCATAGGCGCTGTGAATTCAAGTATTCCTGCAGGATCTCCCATGGAAAATAGCGGGATCCAAAATAAAGATCGCATTGTGTGGGTAGATGGAGAGATTGTTTTCTCAAGGCAGCAATTAGTATCTACAATTAATCAAAAAAAAGCCTTGCTTACAATTAAAAGAGGTTCTGAGGTTTTTCTAACAAGAGTTCCTCGCTTAAGAGTTTCCGATTTACGGATAAATACATCTCAAAAAGATGAGATTAGCGATTGGCAAAACGAAGCTAAAATACAAGGCAAGCTAAATGATCTGTATTTTATTCCCTATCAAATCACCTCGGATTGCAAGGTAGATCACTTAATTTCCTTTTTCAATAATGATTCTCAAGAACAGATGCATGAATTAAAAAAAGGATCTTTTTTAGAAGTGCCTTTAGAAGCAAATGATCAAATCATAGCTGTTGATGGGGTAAGAATTCATTCAGGATATGAATTGCTAAACCAACTACAAACTCACTTAGTACAAATAGTTGTCTCTCGAGATAGCCAAGCGCTCGAGACTCTTTCTTGGAAAACAGCCGATAAAGCATTTATCGATCAAGTAGATTGGCGTGGACTTGGAAAGATTGTTCATTCCATTGGAACAGATGAGTTAATAAAAACAGTTGAAAATCTACATTTACTCAAACCAGTACAGCCTAAGCCATTTAATCAATTACCTTTGCCAGAATCTATCAAGATGTTTCATACGCATCAATTGCAAGAACAACGTAAGATGATTGATGCCATTGAAGATCCTAAGATTAAAGATCAAGCCTTAAAAACATGGCAAGATCAACAAAAAGAGCTTAGATTAGGTGTAAGTTTAGCTGATTGTAAAGTAAATTATAATCCTTCTCCTTTAGCGCTTTTTTCCAGCGCCTTTCAAGAAATGGGTAAAACAATAACGGCTCTTATGACTGGAATTTTAACCCCAAAGGCTCTAACAGGTCCAATTGGAATCGTAGAAATCATGCATACAAGTTGGGCTGAAGGAAGCAAAGAAGCTCTTTTTTGGCTGGGGATGATTAGTTTGAATTTAGGCGTTTTAAACCTGCTGCCTATTCCAATATTAGACGGAGGTCATATCTGTTTTTCTGTTTGGGAGTGGATGACTAAAAAACCGATCAAGGCAAAAACCATGCAGAAGCTGGTTATTCCCTTTGTCGTATTTTTAGTTACTCTCTTTATTTATCTTACCTATCAAGATCTCTCTCGGATTATAAAAAGGTTCTTGTAG